The following are encoded together in the Pseudodesulfovibrio indicus genome:
- the dgt gene encoding dGTP triphosphohydrolase translates to MATENRRMDWTRLLDATRYGRESESTDIRSPFQRDIDRILFSDHFRRLARKTQVHPLNENDHIHSRLTHSLEVASVGKSLGELIGYFLEDRKELPPGLSPKDVGEAVQAACLAHDIGNPPFGHSGEEAIKEWFKAHAEEYKLLPAECLTDFTRFDGNAMSVRILVNTGFVQTGISPTYAVLGAVLKYPWSSYDAPKGKDKFSFFQTEAEAMDKVADALGLIPMDRRWSRPPLAYLTEAADDICYRIIDIEDATEMGILDEMFMLDSFAEPLELETGPGQAHEWLLSAHFRQRNSYLRAKLINKATRDAAELFQTHYEAIMTGSFDLDSSLMEQSTGICGRIRAVYGTIKERLFHSRRKATLELGAQNGLFRLLDQTMADVDRYCQPKTGLSSTNRKIRSIIGPSVIDAIVADENRCQYRIIMAIVDYISGMTDHYATDLCRKFLGLGY, encoded by the coding sequence ATGGCAACCGAAAACCGGCGCATGGATTGGACCAGGCTGCTCGACGCCACGCGCTACGGGCGCGAGAGCGAGAGCACCGACATCCGCAGCCCCTTTCAGCGGGACATAGACCGCATCCTGTTCAGCGACCACTTCCGGCGGCTGGCGCGCAAGACCCAGGTCCATCCGCTCAACGAGAACGACCACATCCACTCCCGGCTGACCCACAGCCTGGAGGTGGCCTCGGTGGGCAAGAGCCTGGGCGAGCTCATCGGGTATTTCCTGGAGGACCGGAAGGAGCTGCCCCCCGGTCTGTCGCCCAAGGACGTGGGCGAGGCCGTCCAGGCCGCCTGCCTGGCCCACGACATCGGCAACCCGCCCTTCGGACACAGCGGCGAGGAGGCGATCAAGGAGTGGTTCAAGGCCCACGCCGAGGAATACAAGCTCCTGCCCGCCGAATGCTTGACCGACTTCACCCGGTTCGACGGCAACGCCATGTCCGTGCGCATCCTGGTCAACACGGGGTTCGTCCAGACCGGCATCAGCCCGACCTACGCCGTGCTCGGGGCCGTCCTCAAATACCCCTGGTCCTCCTACGACGCCCCCAAGGGCAAGGATAAATTCAGTTTTTTCCAGACCGAGGCCGAAGCCATGGACAAGGTGGCCGACGCCCTCGGGCTCATCCCCATGGACCGGCGGTGGTCCCGCCCGCCCCTGGCCTACCTGACCGAAGCCGCCGACGACATCTGCTACCGGATCATCGACATCGAGGACGCGACGGAGATGGGCATTCTGGACGAGATGTTCATGCTGGACAGCTTTGCCGAACCGCTGGAACTGGAAACCGGCCCTGGGCAGGCGCACGAATGGCTGTTGAGCGCCCATTTCCGCCAGCGCAACAGCTATCTGCGGGCAAAACTCATCAACAAGGCGACCAGGGACGCCGCGGAACTGTTCCAGACCCACTACGAGGCCATCATGACCGGCTCCTTCGACCTGGACTCCAGCCTGATGGAACAATCCACCGGCATCTGCGGCCGCATCCGGGCCGTGTACGGGACCATCAAGGAGCGGCTCTTCCACTCCCGGCGCAAGGCCACCCTGGAGCTGGGCGCGCAAAACGGACTCTTCCGGCTCCTGGACCAGACCATGGCCGACGTGGACCGGTACTGCCAGCCCAAGACCGGGCTCTCCTCCACCAACCGGAAAATCCGCTCCATTATCGGCCCCTCGGTCATCGACGCCATCGTCGCCGACGAGAACCGCTGCCAATACCGGATCATCATGGCCATCGTGGACTACATCTCCGGCATGACCGACCATTACGCCACGGACCTGTGCCGGAAGTTCCTGGGGCTGGGCTACTAG